From uncultured Roseateles sp., the proteins below share one genomic window:
- a CDS encoding glutathione S-transferase N-terminal domain-containing protein, which produces MKPFIRLFFRTLRILLGPVMLLKERLSRPAALQRSDEQQAEVDRQCNGLALYQFKTCPFCIKVRQEMHRLSLPIIRLDAQHDAQNRTALLQGSGATKVPCLKITNANGSVQWLTDSGAIIDHLRGRFAA; this is translated from the coding sequence ATGAAGCCATTCATTCGACTCTTCTTCAGGACCCTGCGCATCCTGCTCGGCCCGGTCATGCTGCTGAAAGAGCGCCTGTCTCGCCCCGCAGCCCTGCAGCGCTCAGACGAACAGCAGGCCGAAGTCGATCGCCAGTGCAATGGCCTGGCTCTATATCAATTCAAGACCTGCCCGTTCTGCATCAAGGTCCGGCAGGAGATGCATCGCCTGTCACTGCCGATTATCCGGCTGGACGCTCAGCATGACGCCCAGAATCGCACAGCACTGCTGCAGGGCTCGGGAGCAACCAAGGTGCCCTGCCTGAAGATCACCAACGCCAATGGGTCCGTGCAGTGGTTGACTGATTCGGGCGCAATCATTGATCACTTGCGCGGGCGGTTTGCTGCCTGA
- a CDS encoding zinc ribbon domain-containing protein YjdM: MSNLLPNCPKCHSELTYEDGSQFICPECGHEWSAESAAAAEDGPRVIRDANGNELKDGDTVTVIKDLKIKGSSLVVKVGTKVKNIRLAEGDHDIDCKIDGIGAMGLKSEFVRKV; encoded by the coding sequence ATGAGCAACCTGCTGCCAAACTGCCCGAAGTGCCATTCCGAACTGACCTACGAGGATGGCAGCCAGTTCATCTGCCCCGAGTGCGGCCACGAGTGGTCGGCCGAGTCGGCTGCTGCTGCTGAAGATGGCCCGCGAGTCATCCGGGACGCCAACGGCAATGAGCTCAAGGATGGCGACACCGTCACCGTGATCAAGGACCTGAAGATCAAGGGCTCCTCCCTGGTCGTCAAGGTCGGCACCAAGGTCAAGAACATCCGCCTCGCCGAGGGCGATCACGACATCGACTGCAAGATCGACGGGATCGGGGCGATGGGGCTGAAGTCGGAGTTTGTGCGGAAGGTGTAA
- a CDS encoding LysR family transcriptional regulator codes for MIRELKTLIAVAREGTFAAAGEQIGLTQAAISAQMQRLEAELGFPLFDRTGRSARLNAMGHQTLAQAQELLRLYSDLGSSKAGQQASVLLNIGAIASVQRSLLPDALGKFHKQLPGCSTRVVPGLSMELLNLVDAGEIAMAAIIRPPFSLQSDLRWNTLVHEPFRLLVPRHLQGDDWAELLSGQPFVRYDRASFGGRQVDRFLRAAHLSVQQVCELDELDAIVRLVANGVGVALVPQTAAHRRWPAAVRAIDLGPHTFHRDIGLVHRARQSLSEPARLLAQLVCSAYGGGSGASGEVDDRR; via the coding sequence ATGATCCGCGAACTCAAGACCTTGATTGCCGTGGCACGGGAGGGCACGTTTGCCGCGGCCGGCGAACAGATAGGCCTGACGCAGGCGGCCATCAGTGCGCAGATGCAGCGCCTGGAGGCCGAGCTCGGTTTCCCGCTGTTCGACCGCACAGGCCGATCGGCGCGCTTGAATGCCATGGGGCACCAGACGCTCGCGCAAGCGCAGGAGCTGCTGCGCCTCTACAGCGACCTGGGGTCAAGCAAGGCGGGGCAGCAGGCCAGCGTACTGCTCAATATCGGCGCCATCGCCTCGGTGCAACGCTCGCTGCTGCCCGACGCGCTCGGCAAGTTTCACAAGCAGCTTCCCGGCTGCAGCACGAGAGTCGTGCCGGGCCTGTCAATGGAGCTGTTGAACCTGGTCGATGCCGGCGAGATAGCCATGGCAGCAATCATCCGGCCGCCGTTCTCGCTGCAGAGCGATCTGCGCTGGAACACGCTGGTGCACGAGCCGTTTCGCCTGCTTGTGCCGAGGCACCTCCAGGGCGACGACTGGGCCGAGCTGCTGTCCGGGCAACCATTTGTTCGATATGACCGCGCCTCATTCGGCGGCCGGCAGGTCGATCGCTTCCTGCGCGCCGCGCATCTGAGCGTGCAGCAGGTTTGCGAGTTAGACGAGCTGGATGCGATCGTGCGCCTGGTGGCCAACGGGGTGGGGGTCGCCTTGGTGCCGCAGACCGCCGCCCATCGCCGCTGGCCCGCGGCCGTGCGCGCGATCGACCTCGGACCTCACACCTTCCACCGCGACATCGGCCTCGTCCACCGGGCGAGGCAAAGCCTCAGCGAGCCGGCACGGCTGCTCGCGCAGCTGGTTTGCAGCGCCTACGGTGGTGGTTCTGGGGCATCCGGGGAGGTTGATGATCGGCGGTGA
- a CDS encoding VOC family protein has product MHAPTTNPAPLSPFHVAFPVHDIALARQFYGELLGCPEGRSAPDWVDFNFYGHQIVAHLAPDETGTAQRNAVDGHGVPVRHFGIVLPMADWEAAAARLKAANIEFVIEPYIRFKGEPGEQATMFFLDPSGNALEFKAFADITMLFAK; this is encoded by the coding sequence ATGCATGCCCCCACCACGAATCCCGCACCGCTGTCCCCCTTCCACGTCGCCTTCCCGGTGCACGACATCGCGCTGGCCCGGCAGTTCTACGGCGAGCTCCTTGGCTGCCCGGAAGGCCGCAGCGCACCCGACTGGGTAGACTTCAATTTCTACGGCCACCAGATCGTGGCCCACCTCGCGCCTGACGAAACCGGCACCGCGCAGCGCAATGCGGTCGATGGCCATGGCGTGCCGGTGCGCCACTTCGGCATCGTGCTGCCCATGGCCGACTGGGAAGCGGCCGCCGCGCGCCTCAAGGCGGCCAACATCGAGTTCGTGATCGAGCCCTACATCCGCTTCAAGGGCGAGCCCGGTGAGCAGGCGACGATGTTCTTTCTCGACCCCTCCGGCAACGCGCTGGAGTTCAAGGCCTTCGCCGACATCACGATGCTGTTTGCCAAGTGA
- a CDS encoding flavin reductase family protein: MTPHFRPVALEHASRLINHGPTVLVTSSTGVHRNVMAAAWSMPVEFTPPRIAVVIDKSTFTKELIDASGAFGLCLPGTALADLAYAVGNQSGRDIDKFTRHGIVARTGPVLGVPLIEAGCAAWLECRLIREPHTEAVYDTCFAEVVAAAADERIFTGGHWQFRDDNVELQTLHHLGGGNFVHAGGVLRAQPLRT, translated from the coding sequence ATGACACCTCACTTCCGCCCTGTCGCGCTCGAGCACGCGAGTCGCCTCATCAATCACGGCCCGACCGTGCTGGTAACGAGTTCGACGGGCGTTCACCGCAATGTCATGGCGGCCGCCTGGTCCATGCCCGTTGAGTTCACGCCACCACGCATCGCGGTGGTGATAGACAAGAGCACCTTCACCAAGGAGTTGATCGACGCCAGTGGCGCCTTCGGGCTTTGCCTGCCCGGCACCGCACTCGCCGACCTGGCCTATGCCGTAGGCAACCAGAGCGGCCGCGACATCGACAAATTCACCCGCCATGGCATCGTCGCAAGGACAGGGCCTGTGCTTGGTGTGCCGCTGATCGAGGCCGGCTGCGCGGCCTGGCTCGAATGCCGGCTGATCCGCGAGCCGCATACCGAAGCCGTCTATGACACCTGCTTCGCGGAGGTGGTAGCCGCCGCAGCCGACGAACGCATTTTCACCGGCGGCCATTGGCAGTTCCGGGACGACAACGTCGAACTGCAGACCCTCCATCACCTCGGCGGCGGCAACTTCGTGCATGCTGGCGGTGTGCTGCGCGCACAGCCGCTGCGGACCTAG